A stretch of the Aegilops tauschii subsp. strangulata cultivar AL8/78 chromosome 4, Aet v6.0, whole genome shotgun sequence genome encodes the following:
- the LOC109738675 gene encoding purine permease 3-like, with the protein MATITASAMQEAAKTPSASPPRAMAAPTASPARYRPSLLVIFSACLVLIGAGGPLLLRVYFVHGGQRLWLSALLQISGWPLLLPPLCVSLFRGRRHGIANLLLPLRLVGAAAVLGSLYAVSCFVYAMGSQALPLSTSSLLLATQLAFTAVFAFLFVGLRFTPFSANAVMLLIIGPAVLGVGPGSGKPAGEPSKTYWTGFCEGIAAAALAGLVLPLVEVAMERYGRRTGPAARTPPPYSTVMQMQAVMGAAGTMVCLLGMAIKSDFGALRSEAATFGLGETNYYLVLVWDAVSWQLLNLGIMGLITCASSLLAGIMIAVLLPLSEILAVLFLHEKFDGPKGIALVLSLWGFASYMYGEKVQQKKVEAQKSELLQQQVARKTGDLELAAP; encoded by the coding sequence ATGGCAACCATAACTGCTAGTGCCATGCAAGAAGCGGCAAAGACGCCAAGCGCCTCGCCGCCCCGTGCCATGGCCGCCCCAACGGCCTCGCCGGCTCGCTACCGGCCTTCGCTGCTGGTCATATTCAGCGCCTGCCTCGTCCTGATCGGCGCCGGCGGGCCGCTCCTACTGCGGGTCTACTTTGTCCACGGCGGGCAACGCCTGTGGCTTTCCGCGCTGCTCCAGATCTCCGGCTGGCCGCTCCTCCTCCCGCCCCTGTGCGTCTCTCTCTTCCGCGGCCGCCGCCATGGCATCGCCAACCTCCTCCTCCCGCTTCGCCTGGTCGGCGCGGCCGCCGTGCTAGGCAGTTTGTACGCCGTGTCGTGTTTCGTGTACGCGATGGGGTCGCAGGCGCTGCCGCTGTCCACGTCGTCGCTGCTGCTGGCGACACAGCTCGCCTTCACGGCGGTGTTCGCGTTCCTCTTCGTTGGGCTTCGCTTCACGCCCTTCTCCGCCAACGCCGTCATGCTGCTCATCATCGGCCCGGCAGTGCTCGGTGTCGGGCCGGGGTCTGGGAAGCCGGCTGGCGAGCCATCCAAGACGTACTGGACCGGGTTCTGCGAGGGCATCGCTGCGGCGGCGCTCGCCGGGCTCGTACTGCCGCTCGTTGAGGTCGCCATGGAGCGATACGGGCGCCGGACGGGACCCGCCGCGAGGACGCCGCCTCCCTACTCCACGGTGATGCAGATGCAGGCCGTGATGGGCGCCGCCGGCACGATGGTGTGCCTGCTCGGCATGGCCATCAAGAGCGACTTCGGGGCGCTGCGGAGCGAGGCGGCGACGTTCGGGCTCGGCGAGACCAACTACTACCTGGTGCTCGTGTGGGACGCCGTGTCGTGGCAACTGCTCAACCTGGGCATCATGGGGCTCATCACTTGCGCCTCTTCGCTCCTCGCCGGCATCATGATCGCCGTCCTCCTGCCGCTCTCTGAGATCCTCGCTGTCCTCTTCCTCCACGAGAAGTTCGACGGACCAAAGGGGATCGCGCTCGTGCTGTCCTTATGGGGCTTCGCCTCCTACATGTACGGCGAGAAGGTCCAGCAGAAGAAGGTGGAGGCGCAGAAGAGCGAGCTGCTGCAGCAGCAGGTGGCGAGGAAAACCGGAGACCTCGAGCTGGCTGCCCCTTGA
- the LOC109738685 gene encoding purine permease 3-like, giving the protein MTTITASASPAMQEAAKTPSASPPRAMAAPTASPARYRPSLLVIFSACLVLIGAGGPLLLRVYFVHGGQRLWLSALLQISGWPLLLPPLCVSLFRGRRHGIANLLLPLRLVGAAAVLGSLYAVSCFVYAMGSQALPLSTSSLLLATQLAFTAVFAFLFVGLRFTPFSANAVMLLIIGPAVLGVGPGSGKPAGEPSKTYWTGFCEGIAAAALAGLVLPLVEVAMERYGRRTGPAARTPPPYSTVMQMQAVMGAAGTMVCLLGMAIKSDFGALRSEAATFGLGETNYYLVLVWDAVSWQLLNLGIMGLITCASSLLAGIMIAVLLPLSEILAVLFLHEKFDGPKGIALVLSLWGFASYMYGEKVQQKKVEAQKSELLQQQVARKTGDLELNAP; this is encoded by the coding sequence CCCCGTGCCATGGCCGCCCCAACGGCCTCGCCGGCTCGCTACCGGCCTTCGCTGCTGGTCATATTCAGCGCCTGCCTCGTCCTGATCGGCGCCGGCGGGCCGCTCTTGCTCCGCGTCTACTTTGTCCACGGCGGGCAACGCCTGTGGCTCTCCGCGCTGCTCCAGATCTCCGGCTGGCCGCTCCTCCTCCCGCCCCTGTGCGTCTCTCTCTTCCGCGGCCGTCGCCACGGCATCGCCAACCTCCTCCTCCCGCTTCGCCTCGTCGGCGCGGCCGCCGTGCTAGGCAGTTTGTACGCTGTGTCGTGCTTCGTGTACGCGATGGGGTCTCAGGCGCTGCCGCTGTCCACGTCGTCATTGCTGCTGGCGACGCAGCTTGCCTTCACGGCCGTGTTCGCGTTCCTCTTCGTTGGGCTCCGCTTCACGCCCTTCTCCGCCAACGCCGTCATGCTGCTCATCATCGGCCCGGCAGTGCTCGGTGTCGGGCCGGGGTCTGGGAAGCCGGCTGGCGAGCCATCCAAGACGTACTGGACCGGGTTCTGCGAGGGCATCGCTGCAGCGGCGCTCGCCGGGCTCGTACTGCCGCTCGTTGAGGTCGCCATGGAGCGATACGGGCGCCGGACGGGACCCGCCGCGAGGACGCCGCCTCCTTACTCCACGGTGATGCAGATGCAGGCCGTGATGGGCGCCGCTGGCACGATGGTGTGCCTGCTCGGCATGGCCATCAAGAGCGACTTCGGGGCGCTGCGGAGCGAGGCGGCGACGTTCGGGCTCGGCGAGACCAACTACTACCTGGTGCTCGTGTGGGACGCCGTGTCGTGGCAGCTGCTCAACCTGGGCATCATGGGGCTCATCACCTGCGCCTCCTCGCTCCTCGCCGGCATCATGATCGCCGTCCTCCTGCCGCTCTCCGAGATCCTCGCCGTCCTCTTCCTCCACGAGAAGTTCGACGGGCCAAAGGGCATCGCACTGGTGCTCTCCCTCTGGGGATTTGCCTCCTACATGTACGGCGAGAAGGTCCAGCAGAAGAAGGTGGAGGCACAGAAGAGCGAGCTGCTGCAGCAGCAGGTGGCGAGGAAAACCGGAGACCTGGAGCTGAATGCCCCTTGA
- the LOC109738572 gene encoding GEM-like protein 1, giving the protein MHPPPAAAAASAADYVPAPAPSEHAAYPRLSPEDLAPPPPPPYHAAASYSPPPVSGNPYVSGPAAGSVPPPKNTMDSVKDVLGKMGKRFGEAARKTENTAGNFWQHLKTGPSIADAAMGRVSQITKVIAEGGYEKIFHQTFDVLPEEKLKKPFACYLSTSAGPVMGVLYLSNVKLAFCSDNPLAYKVGDKNEWSYYKVAIPLAQLRSVNPSTSRTNAAEKYIQVVSVDNHEFWFMGFVYYDSAVKHLQEALQEARILQA; this is encoded by the exons ATGCAtcctccgcccgccgccgccgccgcctccgcagCGGACTACGTCCCGGCGCCCGCTCCCTCGGAGCACGCGGCGTACCCGAGGCTCTCGCCGGAGGACCTGgccccgccgccccctcccccgtaCCACGCCGCCGCGTCCTACTCCCCGCCGCCCGTCTCCGGCAACCCCTACGTCTCCGGCCCCGCCGCCGGCTCCGTGCCGCCCCCCAAGA ACACCATGGACTCGGTGAAGGACGTGCTGGGGAAGATGGGCAAGAGATTCGGCGAGGCCGCCCGCAAGACGGAGAACACCGCCGGCAACTTCTGGCAGCACC TGAAAACTGGACCAAGTATTGCTGATGCAGCAATGGGCAGGGTCTCCCAGATCACCAAAGTCATAGCAGAAGGTGGATATGAGAAAATCTTCCATCAAACGTTTGATGTCCTCCCTGAAGAAAAACTCAAGAAGCCATTCGCATGTTATCTGTCAACCTCTGCTGGTCCTGTTATGGGTGTGCTCTACCTGTCCAATGTAAAGTTGGCCTTCTGTAGTGATAACCCACTTGCATACAAGGTTGGGGACAAAAATGAGTGGAGCTATTACAAG GTTGCCATCCCGCTAGCCCAGCTGAGGTCCGTTAATCCTTCGACGAGCAGAACAAACGCAGCTGAGAAATACATCCAGGTGGTCTCGGTCGATAATCACGAGTTTTGGTTCATGGGCTTTGTGTACTATGACAGTGCTGTAAAGCACCTGCAGGAAGCACTCCAGGAGGCCCGTATTTTGCAAGCTTAG
- the LOC141021982 gene encoding uncharacterized protein yields MCNNPFLMECNLKAVFGNFRGLNPGAKRTAVRSVISAAAPSIVCLQETKLAHVSDSIVLDMLGPSFEDYFFVPATGTRDDILLAWWRSTISLSNPLVGEHHVTALVTPLAGDGHWWLTGVYGPQDDDPKLNFLAELHEVRESRIGPWLVGGDFNMIALAAEKNNSNLNHRVMSRFRRFIADEELRDLYMHGR; encoded by the coding sequence ATGTGCAACAACCCCTTCCTTATGGAGTGTAACTTAAAGGCAGTTTTTGGGAATTTCCGTGGTCTTAACCCCGGCGCCAAGCGCACAGCCGTTCGTAGCGTGATCTCCGCTGCCGCACCTAGCATCGTTTGTCTTCAAGAGACAAAACTCGCCCATGTCTCCGATTCCATTGTGTTGGACATGCTAGGTCCTTCTTTCGAGGACTACTTCTTCGTCCCCGCTACCGGCACCCGTGACGACATCCTTCTTGCCTGGTGGCGTTCTACCATATCCCTCTCCAACCCTCTGGTCGGTGAGCACCACGTAACTGCCCTGGTCACCCCGCTGGCCGGTGATGGGCATTGGTGGCTGACAGGCGTCTACGGGCCACAAGACGATGACCCCAAGCTCAATTTCCTTGCTGAGTTGCATGAAGTGCGTGAATCCCGCATAGGCCCTTGGCTCGTTGGCGGCGATTTCAACATGATTGCTTTGGCCGCTGAAAAGAACAACTCGAACCTCAACCACCGCGTCATGAGCAGATTTAGGCGTTTTATTGCCGATGAGGAGCTCCGTGATCTTTACATGCACGGCCGGTGA
- the LOC109738668 gene encoding purine permease 3-like, whose protein sequence is MATLTASASSAMQEAAKTPTASPPRATAASTASPARYRPSPLVIFSACLVLIGAGGPLLLRVYFVHGGQRLWLSALLQISGWPLLLPPLCVSLFRGRRHGIANLLLPPRLVVAAAVLGGFYAVSCYVYAMGSQALPLSTSSLLLATQLAFTAVFAFLFVGLRFTPFSANAVLLLIIGPAVLGVGPGAGKPAGVTSKAYWTGFCEGIAAAALAGLVLPLVEVAMERYGRRTGPAARTPPPYSTVMQMQAVMGAAGTIVCLLGMAIKSDFGALRSEAAAFGLGKTNYYLVLVWDAVSWQLLNLGIMGLITCASSLLAGIMIAVLLPLSQILAVMFLHEKFDGPKGIALVLSLWGFASYMYGEKVQQKKLEAQKSELQQQQQQQVGSETGDLELAAP, encoded by the coding sequence ATGGCAACCTTAACTGCTAGTGCCAGTTCGGCCATGCAAGAAGCAGCGAAGACGCCaaccgcctcgccgccccgcgccacagCCGCCTCGACAGCTTCGCCGGCTCGCTACCGGCCGTCGCCTCTGGTCATATTCAGCGCCTGCCTCGTCCTGATCGGCGCCGGCGGGCCGCTCCTGCTGCGGGTCTACTTCGTCCACGGCGGCCAACGCCTGTGGCTCTCCGCGCTGCTCCAGATCTCAGGCTGGCCGCTCCTCCTCCCACCCCTGTGTGTCTCCCTCTTCCGCGGTCGCCGCCATGGCATCGCCAACCTCCTCCTCCCGCCTCGCCTCGTCGTCGCGGCCGCCGTGCTCGGCGGGTTCTACGCCGTGTCGTGCTACGTGTACGCGATGGGGTCGCAGGCGCTGCCGCTGTCCACGTCGTCGCTGCTGCTGGCGACGCAGCTCGCCTTCACCGCCGTGTTCGCGTTCCTCTTCGTCGGGCTCCGCTTCACACCCTTCTCGGCCAACGCCGTCTTGCTGCTCATCATCGGCCCGGCGGTGCTCGGTGTCGGGCCAGGAGCAGGGAAGCCAGCGGGCGTGACATCCAAGGCGTACTGGACCGGGTTCTGCGAGGGCATCGCTGCGGCGGCGCTCGCCGGGCTCGTGCTGCCGCTCGTTGAGGTCGCCATGGAGCGATACGGGCGCCGGACGGGACCCGCCGCGAGGACGCCGCCTCCCTACTCCACGGTGATGCAGATGCAGGCCGTGATGGGCGCCGCCGGCACGATCGTGTGCTTGCTCGGAATGGCCATCAAGAGCGACTTCGGGGCGCTGCGGAGCGAGGCGGCGGCGTTCGGGCTCGGCAAGACCAACTACTACCTGGTGCTCGTGTGGGACGCCGTGTCATGGCAGCTTCTCAACCTGGGCATCATGGGGCTCATCACCTGCGCCTCCTCGCTCCTCGCCGGCATCATGATCGCCGTCCTCCTGCCGCTTTCCCAGATCCTCGCCGTCATGTTCCTCCACGAGAAGTTCGACGGGCCAAAGGGCATCGCGCTGGTGCTCTCCCTCTGGGGCTTCGCCTCCTACATGTACGGCGAGAAGGTCCAGCAGAAGAAGCTGGAGGCGCAGAAGAGCGagctgcagcagcagcagcagcagcaggtggGGAGCGAAACCGGAGACCTGGAGCTGGCTGCCCCTTGA